One Halanaerobiales bacterium DNA segment encodes these proteins:
- the trxA gene encoding thioredoxin, producing the protein MSKPVKVTDGNFNREVMKADKTVIVDFWAEWCGPCKMVEPVMKNIAREYADEVKVAKLNVDENQSTAARYGVQSIPTMIVFENGKVKDKIVGYAPKGRLVKKLGLK; encoded by the coding sequence ATGAGTAAACCGGTAAAAGTTACTGATGGAAATTTTAATCGTGAAGTTATGAAGGCAGATAAGACTGTAATTGTTGATTTTTGGGCAGAATGGTGTGGACCATGTAAAATGGTTGAGCCTGTTATGAAAAATATAGCCCGTGAATATGCAGATGAAGTAAAAGTTGCAAAATTAAATGTTGATGAAAATCAGTCAACAGCTGCTCGTTATGGTGTTCAAAGTATTCCAACAATGATTGTTTTTGAAAATGGAAAAGTAAAAGACAAGATCGTTGGTTATGCACCAAAAGGAAGATTAGTGAAAAAATTAGGACTTAAATAG
- a CDS encoding DUF1934 domain-containing protein has protein sequence MKYEVNIEIKNRQNVEGAETDFLTNSSEGFFYIKNNIYYLIYNDYSEGIEGAKTTLKIEPEENRVLLMRAKPAAMKQDFVEKEKTEGFYQINQQEVSLEVETEDIQIELDESEGKIELEYTQYLMGEVIGKNSLEVYYQRKGVEG, from the coding sequence ATGAAATATGAGGTAAATATTGAAATAAAAAACAGACAAAATGTGGAAGGTGCCGAAACTGATTTTTTAACAAATTCTAGTGAAGGCTTTTTTTATATTAAAAACAATATTTATTATCTAATTTATAATGATTATTCTGAAGGTATTGAAGGAGCTAAAACTACTCTTAAAATTGAGCCTGAAGAAAACAGAGTTTTACTAATGAGAGCCAAACCAGCAGCAATGAAACAGGACTTTGTTGAAAAAGAAAAGACTGAAGGTTTTTATCAGATTAATCAACAGGAGGTTAGCCTTGAGGTAGAAACTGAGGATATTCAAATTGAATTAGATGAATCAGAGGGGAAGATTGAATTAGAATATACTCAATATCTAATGGGTGAGGTTATAGGAAAAAATAGTTTAGAAGTTTATTACCAAAGGAAAGGGGTTGAAGGATGA